Proteins found in one Saccharopolyspora phatthalungensis genomic segment:
- a CDS encoding beta-class carbonic anhydrase, whose product MSATDELVANNARYSEGFEGPLPLPPAKKVAVVACMDARLNVYGALGLQEGEAHVIRNAGGVVSEDVIRSLTISQRLLGTEEIVLIHHTDCGMLTFTDDEFKLSIQQDTGVKPTWAAEAFADPQEDVRQSIARIRNSPFVPKKDSVRGFVFDVATGRIDEVV is encoded by the coding sequence ATGTCCGCAACCGATGAGCTCGTCGCCAACAACGCCCGTTACAGCGAGGGCTTCGAGGGTCCGCTGCCGTTGCCTCCGGCCAAGAAGGTGGCCGTGGTGGCCTGCATGGACGCTCGCCTCAACGTCTACGGAGCGCTCGGTCTCCAGGAAGGCGAGGCACACGTGATCCGCAATGCCGGAGGCGTCGTCAGCGAGGACGTGATCCGATCCTTGACGATCAGCCAGCGGCTGCTCGGGACCGAGGAAATCGTGCTGATCCACCACACCGACTGCGGCATGCTCACCTTCACCGACGACGAGTTCAAACTGTCGATCCAGCAGGACACCGGCGTGAAGCCGACCTGGGCCGCCGAGGCGTTCGCCGATCCGCAAGAGGACGTGCGCCAGTCGATAGCGCGGATCCGGAACAGCCCGTTCGTGCCGAAGAAGGATTCAGTGCGCGGCTTCGTCTTCGACGTGGCGACGGGCCGGATCGACGAAGTCGTCTGA
- a CDS encoding STAS domain-containing protein — protein sequence MTADSITFQAARANTRAATNERTAPGKALRVRVSYPNSESIVVAAFGEIDAATVARYEEALLPRLSAAVRLVVVDLKQVHFLGVPGLELLHRARLLAEAQGVVLRLVADTGEVLRALDVAGLASQLDCFSTALPALATGV from the coding sequence GTGACCGCCGATTCCATCACCTTCCAAGCTGCTCGTGCGAACACACGGGCGGCCACCAACGAGCGCACAGCGCCCGGTAAAGCCTTGCGGGTGCGGGTGTCGTACCCGAACTCCGAGTCAATCGTCGTTGCCGCGTTCGGTGAGATCGACGCCGCTACCGTTGCCCGCTACGAAGAAGCGTTGCTGCCACGGCTGTCGGCTGCGGTACGGCTCGTCGTAGTCGATTTGAAGCAGGTTCACTTCCTCGGCGTACCGGGACTCGAGTTGTTGCACCGCGCTCGGCTGCTGGCCGAAGCTCAGGGCGTCGTGCTTCGGCTGGTCGCCGACACCGGTGAGGTTCTTCGGGCATTGGACGTGGCAGGGCTCGCGAGCCAACTGGATTGCTTCTCCACTGCGCTTCCGGCGCTGGCGACAGGTGTCTGA
- a CDS encoding GAF and ANTAR domain-containing protein, translating to MWCAEIARDLASQRAEQDVLDRVVELALQFLEGCDDGGVMLLDRKHGLHTAALTSERVRESDEAQVELREGPCFDAALGKVPWEEQVYRSEDLASETRWPAYAPRARELGFASMLGFQLFYTEEHFGALNLYSNTRNTFDLRSQRKGWVLASHAAVALNSARTEDQLRTAMETRQEIGQAMGRLMERYQLSSEMAFAALKRASQNTNVKLAEVARTVVRTGVLPGAEK from the coding sequence GTGTGGTGCGCAGAGATCGCTCGTGATCTCGCGTCGCAACGCGCCGAACAAGACGTCTTGGACCGCGTGGTCGAGCTCGCATTGCAGTTCCTGGAGGGTTGCGATGACGGCGGCGTCATGTTGCTGGACCGAAAGCACGGGCTGCATACGGCGGCGTTGACGAGCGAACGTGTGCGTGAGTCGGACGAGGCGCAAGTGGAATTGCGCGAGGGCCCTTGCTTCGACGCGGCGCTGGGCAAGGTTCCCTGGGAGGAGCAGGTCTACCGATCCGAGGATCTAGCCAGTGAAACCCGGTGGCCCGCCTACGCACCGCGTGCTCGCGAACTCGGGTTCGCCAGCATGCTCGGATTCCAGCTCTTCTACACCGAGGAGCACTTCGGCGCGCTGAACCTCTACAGCAACACGCGAAACACCTTTGACCTGCGGAGCCAACGCAAGGGATGGGTACTCGCCTCGCACGCAGCGGTGGCGCTCAACAGTGCACGCACAGAAGATCAGCTTCGCACGGCGATGGAGACCCGCCAAGAGATCGGCCAAGCAATGGGCAGGTTGATGGAGCGATACCAGCTTTCCAGCGAGATGGCTTTCGCAGCGCTCAAGCGAGCATCGCAGAACACCAATGTCAAACTCGCCGAAGTGGCGCGCACCGTGGTGCGCACTGGCGTCCTTCCTGGAGCCGAGAAATAG